In a single window of the Rhodamnia argentea isolate NSW1041297 chromosome 2, ASM2092103v1, whole genome shotgun sequence genome:
- the LOC115755681 gene encoding stem-specific protein TSJT1 isoform X1: MLAIFHKAFAHPPDELNSPASHSGSRKPKLPDETLREFVSRQPENTFSMTFGDAAALAHVRPDNPFSLRQRLFCGFDDIYCLFMGSLNNLNQLNKQYGLAKGSNEALFVIEAYRTLRDRGPYPADQVVKDLDGSFAFVVYDSKAGTVFTALGSDGGEKLYWGIAGDGSVVICDDKEVIKAGCAKSYAPFPKGCMFHSEGGLMSFEHPMNKMKAMPRVDSEGVMCGANFNVDKFTRVNSIPRRGSASNWMEWDAH, translated from the exons ATGTTGGCGATATTTCACAAGGCATTTGCGCACCCGCCGGATGAGCTGAACAGCCCTGCCTCCCACAGTGGCTCGAGGAAGCCCAAGCTCCCAGACGAGACCCTCAGGGAGTTCGTCTCGCGCCAGCCGGAAAACACCTTCTCTATGACGTTCGGGGACGCTGCTGCCCTCGCTCATGTCAGGCCCGACAACCCCTTTTCCCTGCGCCAGAG GCTGTTTTGCGGGTTTGATGATATATACTGCCTGTTCATGGGGAGCCTGAACAACCTGAATCAGCTGAACAAGCAGTACGGGCTGGCCAAGGGAAGCAACGAGGCCCTGTTTGTGATAGAGGCCTACAGGACGCTGAGGGACAGGGGTCCATACCCGGCTGATCAGGTGGTGAAGGATCTTGATGGTAGCTTTGCCTTCGTTGTCTATGACAGCAAGGCTGGGACCGTCTTCACTGCACTG GGTTCTGATGGAGGAGAGAAGCTGTACTGGGGGATTGCAGGCGATGGCTCTGTTGTGATATGCGATGACAAGGAGGTCATAAAGGCAGGGTGTGCCAAGTCTTATGCTCCCTTCCCCAAAG GTTGCATGTTCCACAGCGAAGGAGGGTTGATGAGCTTCGAGCATCCGATGAACAAGATGAAGGCGATGCCGAGGGTGGACAGTGAGGGGGTGATGTGCGGAGCCAACTTCAACGTCGATAAGTTCACGAGGGTCAACAGCATTCCTCGCCGAGGGAGCGCATCGAACTGGATGGAGTGGGATGCACATTAA